A section of the Citrobacter farmeri genome encodes:
- the thiC gene encoding phosphomethylpyrimidine synthase ThiC: MSATTPKLSRREQRAQAQHFIDTLEGTAFPNSKRIYITGSQADIRIPMREIQLSPTLIGGSKEEPQFEENEAVPVYDTSGPYGDPEVAINVQQGLVKLRQPWIEAREDSEELTDRSSAYTKARLADDGLDELRFTGLLTPKRAKVGKCVTQLHYARQGIVTPEMEFIAIRENMGRERIRSEVLRQQHPGEGFGARLPENITPEFVRDEVAAGRAIIPANINHPESEPMIIGRNFLVKVNANIGNSAVTSSIEEEVEKLVWSTRWGADTVMDLSTGRYIHETREWILRNSPVPIGTVPIYQALEKVNGIAEDLTWEAFRDTLLEQAEQGVDYFTIHAGVLLRYVPMTAKRLTGIVSRGGSIMAKWCLSHHKENFLYQHFREICEICAAYDVSLSLGDGLRPGSIQDANDEAQFSELHTLGELTKIAWEYDVQVMIEGPGHVPMQMIRRNMTEELEHCHEAPFYTLGPLTTDIAPGYDHFTSGIGAAMIGWFGCAMLCYVTPKEHLGLPNKEDVKQGLITYKIAAHAADLAKGHPGAQIRDNAMSKARFEFRWEDQFNLALDPFTARAYHDETLPQESGKVAHFCSMCGPKFCSMKISQEVRDYAAAQTIEVGMADMSENFRAKGGEIYLKREEA, translated from the coding sequence ATGTCTGCAACTACACCTAAATTGTCCCGCCGCGAACAGCGCGCGCAAGCACAACACTTCATCGACACCCTGGAAGGCACCGCTTTCCCGAACTCAAAACGGATCTATATTACGGGTTCGCAAGCGGATATCCGCATTCCGATGCGTGAGATCCAGCTTAGCCCTACGCTCATCGGCGGCAGCAAAGAAGAGCCGCAGTTTGAAGAGAACGAAGCGGTTCCGGTGTACGACACATCCGGCCCCTACGGCGACCCGGAGGTGGCGATTAACGTTCAGCAGGGTCTGGTGAAGCTGCGTCAACCGTGGATTGAGGCGCGTGAAGACAGCGAGGAACTGACCGACCGGAGCTCGGCGTACACCAAAGCGCGCCTGGCCGATGATGGCCTTGATGAACTGCGCTTTACCGGCTTGCTGACGCCAAAACGCGCCAAAGTGGGCAAATGTGTCACCCAACTGCACTACGCCCGCCAGGGCATCGTCACTCCGGAAATGGAGTTTATCGCCATCCGTGAAAACATGGGCCGTGAGCGCATCCGCAGCGAAGTGTTACGCCAGCAGCATCCGGGCGAGGGATTCGGCGCACGTTTGCCGGAAAACATTACACCGGAATTTGTGCGTGACGAAGTGGCCGCCGGACGGGCGATCATCCCCGCTAACATCAACCACCCGGAATCGGAGCCGATGATTATTGGCCGTAATTTCCTGGTGAAAGTGAATGCCAACATCGGTAACTCTGCCGTCACCTCCTCTATCGAAGAAGAAGTCGAGAAACTGGTGTGGTCAACGCGCTGGGGAGCGGACACCGTGATGGATCTCTCCACCGGTCGCTATATTCACGAAACCCGCGAGTGGATCCTGCGTAACAGCCCGGTGCCGATCGGCACCGTACCGATCTACCAGGCACTGGAGAAGGTCAACGGGATCGCCGAAGATCTTACCTGGGAAGCCTTCCGCGATACGCTGCTGGAGCAGGCTGAACAGGGAGTAGACTACTTCACCATCCATGCCGGTGTGCTGCTACGCTATGTGCCGATGACCGCGAAACGCCTGACGGGGATTGTCTCGCGCGGCGGATCCATCATGGCGAAATGGTGTCTTTCTCATCACAAAGAGAACTTCCTTTACCAGCACTTCCGCGAGATTTGCGAAATCTGCGCCGCGTATGATGTTTCTCTGTCGCTCGGTGACGGCCTGCGCCCGGGCTCCATTCAGGATGCCAACGACGAGGCGCAGTTCTCGGAACTGCATACGTTGGGTGAACTGACGAAGATTGCCTGGGAATATGATGTGCAGGTGATGATTGAAGGCCCAGGCCACGTGCCGATGCAGATGATACGCCGCAACATGACCGAAGAGCTGGAGCACTGTCACGAAGCACCGTTCTACACCTTAGGCCCGCTGACCACCGATATCGCACCGGGTTACGACCACTTCACCTCGGGGATTGGCGCGGCGATGATCGGCTGGTTTGGCTGCGCGATGCTCTGTTACGTCACGCCGAAAGAGCACCTTGGCCTGCCGAACAAAGAGGATGTGAAACAGGGGCTGATAACCTACAAGATTGCCGCCCATGCCGCCGATCTGGCGAAGGGGCATCCGGGTGCACAAATCCGTGATAACGCAATGTCTAAAGCGCGCTTCGAATTTCGCTGGGAAGACCAGTTTAATCTGGCACTCGATCCCTTCACTGCCCGTGCCTACCACGACGAAACCCTGCCGCAGGAGTCCGGCAAAGTGGCGCACTTCTGCTCTATGTGTGGCCCCAAATTCTGCTCGATGAAAATCAGCCAGGAGGTTCGCGACTACGCCGCCGCCCAGACTATCGAAGTGGGGATGGCGGATATGTCAGAAAATTTCCGCGCCAAAGGCGGTGAAATCTACCTCAAACGGGAGGAAGCCTGA
- a CDS encoding Rsd/AlgQ family anti-sigma factor, with protein sequence MLNQLEDLTERVRGSNKLVDRWLHIRKHLLVAYYNLVGIKPGKESYMRLNEKALDDFCQSLVDYLSTGHFSIYERILHKLEGNGQLLKATKIWPLLEANTQRIMDYYDSSLETAIDHDNCLEFQQVLSDLGEALEARFALEDKLIMLVFDAMHENAVIKRPA encoded by the coding sequence ATGCTAAACCAGCTGGAAGACCTGACAGAGCGCGTCAGAGGAAGTAACAAACTGGTTGATCGCTGGCTACATATACGTAAGCACCTGCTCGTGGCTTACTACAATCTGGTTGGCATTAAGCCTGGCAAAGAATCGTACATGCGGCTGAATGAAAAAGCGCTGGATGATTTTTGTCAGAGCCTGGTCGATTATCTCTCCACCGGACACTTCAGTATTTATGAACGTATTCTCCACAAATTGGAAGGCAACGGGCAGCTTTTAAAAGCGACAAAAATTTGGCCGCTACTGGAAGCGAATACACAACGCATCATGGACTATTATGACTCCAGCCTGGAAACGGCGATAGATCACGATAACTGCCTGGAGTTTCAACAGGTTTTGTCCGATCTCGGCGAAGCGCTGGAAGCCCGATTTGCGCTGGAAGATAAGCTGATTATGCTGGTCTTTGACGCCATGCACGAGAACGCCGTCATCAAACGTCCTGCTTGA